The Verrucomicrobiia bacterium region CCCGAGAAAGTGTTGGGGCGATTGGTCACACTGAAGGCCGGTCCTCATCTGTCTCTCACCTATCGGTACGCAACACACGACGTCACCAAGAACTTGCCGGCCAGCGACGCGGCGAGTTGGGTGAAGGAACGGGTTGGCGCGCATTTTCGCAGCGCACTCCTCAATACCACCAAACGGGACTGGCAACTCTTCGTACCCGAGTCGGGCGTCGCGAAACTGACCACCCACAAACCTTCTTCGACCGCGGTTCCCCCACGCTCACACGATCAGCCGCGGCAAACAATCCTCGACGATTCCGCGCGCGATTGGCTCAGCGGATTGGACGTGGTTAATGATCGGGGACAGGTTCGTCCCGCAATGGTTGACAAGCATGCGCAAATCAACCATTACCTGGATATCTTCACGCACCTCGCGAAGGACTGCGGGTGGACGGAGGCTCGAGGTGGTGTACCAACGATCACCGACATGGGCTGCGGCAAGGGCTATCTGACGTTTGGTCTTTGGCACTTGTTTGCACGCTTTTGGAAGCGACCGGCTCGAGTGCTGGGTGTGGAAGCGCGGCCGGAGCTGGTCAACTCAACAAACGGACTCGCCCGCAAAATTCGGGCAGAAGGGCTGGAGTTCATAGCGGGCACAATTGAAAGCGCCGCCCTGCCCAAGACCGATGCGCTGATTGCCCTGCATGCCTGCGACACAGCCACGGACCACGCGATCCGTCGCGGCATCGATCTGGGCGCAAAGTTGATTATCGTGGCCCCGTGCTGCCACAAGGAGGTGCGTCCGCAGATGGGCCGTCCCGAACCGTTGGCGCCCGTGCTCGAACACGGCCTGATGGCCGAACGCATGGCGGAATGGTCCACCGATGGCTTGCGTGGGTTGTACCTGAAATGGGCCGGTTATCAGACGAAGATGATTGAATTCGTGTCGACCGAGCATACCCCCAAGAACCTGATGATTGCGGCGGTGCGCCATTCGGAACCGTTCACGTCAAGAGCCGCTCGCGACCATATCGCTCAGTTCAAGGAGTTCTTCGGAATCAAACACCACTCGTTGGATTCGCTACTTGCGCATGGACTGGGAAAAAGTTGACTGGAAAGCGCTGGAGCGGCTGCGCGGGGCGTTTCTCGATGGGACCGCCGGCACGCAGGATTACTGGCACAACGAGTGCGACCTGGAGAGCTACGACCAGACCTTCGGCCAGCGCATTCGTTGGAAGTGGGACTACGTTCTCAACGAACTGAAGCAACGAGGTTGGTCGCCGCCTGCAGATGGGGGAAAAATCATCGACTGGGGCTGCGGAAGCGGCATCGCCGCACGCTCGTTTCTGGAACATTTTAGCGCAGATCCATCCGCAACGTTTCTCTTCTGGGACCGCTCGCCATTGGCGATGGAATACGCTGCCCGCGAAGCGCGCAAAGCGTTTCCTGACATTAAGGTCTGGCTGGAAAGACCGCCCGAGCAAATGTCCGGCACACTCCTCATCAGCCACGCAATCACGGAACTGGCCGACGCCCAACTCGACGAATTGGCCAGTTCGGCCGCCCACGCAACGGTGGTGATTTGGGTTGAACCCGGAACCTACGATGCGAGCCGCAGATTAATCACGGTGCGAGAGCGGTTGCGCGGTGTGTTTCGAGTTGTGTCGCCCTGCACGCATCAGGCCGCGTGTGGAATGTTGACGCCCGAAAACGATCGGCACTGGTGTCACCACTTCGCGCCGTCGCCACCGGAGGTCTTCATGGATGGCCATTGGGCGCGGTTCGCGAAGATCGCCGGTGTCGATCTCCGCAGCCTGCCCCTGAGTTTTCTCGTTCTGGACAAACGCCCCGCGCAGCAATCCGACCGGGTGCGCGTTATCGGTCGACCCCGTGTTTACAAGGCCCACGCGCTCTTGCTAGGGTGCGATTCAGGTGGCGTGCGGGAATATCGGCAGACGAAACGCGAGCAGCCGGATGAGTTTCGTCGCTTGAAAAAGGGCAAAATCCCAACGTATTTTTCGAGTCCTGACAAGGCGTAGAAAATAAGAACCCCCGCGCAACTTGCGTTGCCGGGGGCTCATGTATTTATTGGAATGTTACTTATTTTGCCGTGACGTTGGACGCCTTCGGACCCTTGGGGGACTCGACCAACTCAAACTCAACGGGCTGACCTTCCTCAAGATTTTTGAAGCCGTTACCGGAGATGCTCGTGTAATGCACAAACACGTCGGGGCCGCCTTCTTGTTGAATGAACCCAAAACCCTTTTTCGTATCGAACCACTTCACTTTACCAGATGCCATAGCTTCTCCATTCGCCTTTCTTCGTTCAGTCCTGATATGGCAAACCGCCGTTCCAAAAACGTCAAAACGGCGGTGCACTTCCAAAGACTTCGGTGGGAAGTATAGAAAAAGCGCCCGCCTTGTCAACGCCGGAGTTGGAGCCAATCCCACCGCTTTAGAGCAGCGTCCCCTCAAACGCGTACTCGGCGGGGCCAGCGAGAGTTACGCTGCCAAATCGCCCGTTTTCACGCGAGAAATTCACTTCCAAAACTCGCCCGCTTTGCACCGTCACCTTAACGGGCAATGGTACCCCATGCACAAGATGCGCCACGATTCCCGAAGCTACCACGCCCGTCCCACAAGCCAGGGTCTCAGCTTCCACACCGCGCTCGTACGTGCGCACACGGATCGCGCCGCCGCCGAGTGGCTGCACCCAATCCACATTCGTCCCGCGCGGGGCGAAGTCTTTATGGTGGCGTACTTCCGCCCCGACATCCTGCACCATCTCGCGATCAGCATTGTCCGTGAAAAATACCGCGTGCGGAACTCCCGTGTTAATAAAATGGTACTCGCGCGATCCGCCTTTGAGTTGAATCTTTTTGCGAAGCTGTAGATCGTGCGGTTCGCTCATCGTCAGGCGGACGTGCGAACCGCTGACGGTCGCTTCGATAAGGCCCGCGCGGGTCTCGAACTTGAGTTCGCGCCGGGTTGTGTCGCAGCGCTCGCTGTAGAAACGCGCAATGCAGCGCGCTCCATTACCGCACATCTCCGCCTCGCTGCCGTCCGCGTTGTAGTAACGCATGGAGAAATCGGCGGACGTTGACGGTTCGACCAGCAAGAGCCCATCGGCCCCCACCCCAAAACGTCGGTCACAAATATGCGTCACGTTTGCCCGGTCAGGCCGAAAGCCGCCATCGCGGTTGTCCGCAACGACAAAATCGTTCCCCGCCCCGCTCATTTTTACGAATTTAAGCCCCATAACCCGCGTTTATGCTCCTATTACACTCTTTCTGCAAGGTTCAGATGCGGTGGTTGGCACTTCAGTTGCTTTTCGACTAGGCGAAGTTATGGACTTCCAGAACCAACCTGACCTGGCCGTGCGGCCATCTGACACCATTGAATTCCACGCCGTTCTGCTGGTCGATGACGACAAGCAGTTGGCCCAGGCTCTCCAATGGATCCTCGCCGACGCAAATTTCCTTGTCGACGTCGCCAACGATGGCGAAGAGGCCCTCGTCAAAGTAAGGGCCAACGAGTACGACGCCGTGGTTTGCGATGTCATGATGCCGAAGTTGCGTGGTGACGAATTCTACGTCAAAGCGCGCGACCTCCGCCCCATTTTGGCCGACCGTTTCATTTTCATCACTGGCTTTGCCGCCGACGCAAAGATCAACCTGTTTCTGACACAGACCGATTCAAAATATCTCGTCAAGCCCTTTCCCATTCAACATCTCATCAGCTGCTTGAAGGAACTGCTGGACTAAGCTGCTCGTCCTCACACCCGGCTCGAATTGGCGGGACTACAGCCAGCGCGCGATTCGTTCCGCCACCTCCTTGCTGCATTCGCCACCCAGCCCCGCGCGAACGCGCTCCCGCGCCTGCTCGCGATTATACGCCACCTCATATTTCTCGATCCGCCAATCATTGTCATTGGTCACGTCGAGAATCAGAAACTCGGGCCGGCGCTGGGCATTCGTCGGGAAGCCAACCGAGCCGGTGCCGACCCACGCCATGTCTCTCGGCTCCAGATGGAGCGGATGCGGATCGATCCCGTCGGTTTCGTGTGCGGTCATTGGCACCAGCATGACAGGCGTCGCTCCTTTGGTCATTTCCGCCCGCATCTTGTGCGTATGCCCGTAGAAGCAGACGCGCCCCTGCTCGTGCCGCAAGCAGGCCAACTCACTTTTCGCATTCCTCGGCCAGCGGTGATAACCCCCGCTGCCCGGATCCGCCAGCGAATCATGCGCCAACCAGATCAAGTCATTCGCAACCGAGGTCAGGTGGCCTGACGCCAGGAAATTTTTGGCCGGCGGGTTGGTCTCGAGCAGTTTTTTCGTCCATTCGAGCGTCTGGAGGGCTTCGTCGCTGTAACCCGTCGGCTCGACATCCCCGCGGACCGCCATCTCATGGTTCCCCAACACCCACGCCAGGCTGCCGCACTCCGCCAACGGCAACAGACGTTCAATGCACTCCAGCGGATTCGGGCCGTAACCGACCAGGTCCCCGACAAAGAGATAGCCTTCGGTGCCACGGGCACGGCCGGCCTC contains the following coding sequences:
- a CDS encoding SAM-dependent methyltransferase — encoded protein: PEKVLGRLVTLKAGPHLSLTYRYATHDVTKNLPASDAASWVKERVGAHFRSALLNTTKRDWQLFVPESGVAKLTTHKPSSTAVPPRSHDQPRQTILDDSARDWLSGLDVVNDRGQVRPAMVDKHAQINHYLDIFTHLAKDCGWTEARGGVPTITDMGCGKGYLTFGLWHLFARFWKRPARVLGVEARPELVNSTNGLARKIRAEGLEFIAGTIESAALPKTDALIALHACDTATDHAIRRGIDLGAKLIIVAPCCHKEVRPQMGRPEPLAPVLEHGLMAERMAEWSTDGLRGLYLKWAGYQTKMIEFVSTEHTPKNLMIAAVRHSEPFTSRAARDHIAQFKEFFGIKHHSLDSLLAHGLGKS
- a CDS encoding small ribosomal subunit Rsm22 family protein, producing MDWEKVDWKALERLRGAFLDGTAGTQDYWHNECDLESYDQTFGQRIRWKWDYVLNELKQRGWSPPADGGKIIDWGCGSGIAARSFLEHFSADPSATFLFWDRSPLAMEYAAREARKAFPDIKVWLERPPEQMSGTLLISHAITELADAQLDELASSAAHATVVIWVEPGTYDASRRLITVRERLRGVFRVVSPCTHQAACGMLTPENDRHWCHHFAPSPPEVFMDGHWARFAKIAGVDLRSLPLSFLVLDKRPAQQSDRVRVIGRPRVYKAHALLLGCDSGGVREYRQTKREQPDEFRRLKKGKIPTYFSSPDKA
- a CDS encoding cold-shock protein; protein product: MASGKVKWFDTKKGFGFIQQEGGPDVFVHYTSISGNGFKNLEEGQPVEFELVESPKGPKASNVTAK
- the dapF gene encoding diaminopimelate epimerase, whose protein sequence is MGLKFVKMSGAGNDFVVADNRDGGFRPDRANVTHICDRRFGVGADGLLLVEPSTSADFSMRYYNADGSEAEMCGNGARCIARFYSERCDTTRRELKFETRAGLIEATVSGSHVRLTMSEPHDLQLRKKIQLKGGSREYHFINTGVPHAVFFTDNADREMVQDVGAEVRHHKDFAPRGTNVDWVQPLGGGAIRVRTYERGVEAETLACGTGVVASGIVAHLVHGVPLPVKVTVQSGRVLEVNFSRENGRFGSVTLAGPAEYAFEGTLL
- a CDS encoding response regulator, with protein sequence MDFQNQPDLAVRPSDTIEFHAVLLVDDDKQLAQALQWILADANFLVDVANDGEEALVKVRANEYDAVVCDVMMPKLRGDEFYVKARDLRPILADRFIFITGFAADAKINLFLTQTDSKYLVKPFPIQHLISCLKELLD
- a CDS encoding metallophosphoesterase family protein — translated: MRYLVFGDVHGNVLALDTVLEAGRARGTEGYLFVGDLVGYGPNPLECIERLLPLAECGSLAWVLGNHEMAVRGDVEPTGYSDEALQTLEWTKKLLETNPPAKNFLASGHLTSVANDLIWLAHDSLADPGSGGYHRWPRNAKSELACLRHEQGRVCFYGHTHKMRAEMTKGATPVMLVPMTAHETDGIDPHPLHLEPRDMAWVGTGSVGFPTNAQRRPEFLILDVTNDNDWRIEKYEVAYNREQARERVRAGLGGECSKEVAERIARWL